CGCGATAAAAACTTTCCATAAGCAGCATCTTTTTACCATTGAAAAAAGCACCTAATTCTTCTCTTATACTGAAAAAATGTTCCGTATCAATCACAGAATGTTCAATGGGAAGTCGATTGCAGAAATTTTCTAACAATACATCCAAACGGTATTCATCAGGCAATTGGTAATCAAAATGCGTGAAATGGTGTTGACTTATCAAAGCATCCAAATTCTTTTCAAAAGACTGTAAATTGTTTATGTCATTTAAATGAATGTAAATAACCTTATGATTTTCGGATTGTAATTCGGCTGCAAAAGCTCGCATAGCACTAAAGAAGCCAACTACTTTTTGAATGTGATGTTTAGCATAATCCGTTTCGGTACGCACCTCCATTAACACATAAGTCACGGCATTGTCAACAGTTTCAAACCAAGAGTGATTACTGTTTAATTGGTCACCCAAAATCAATCGAAGTACTTTTTTAGTTTCCATTTTTATTAGCTCTGCATTTATCGCTGCAATATTTTACTTCCTCCCAAACTTTCTGCCATTTTTTACGCCAAGAAAAAGGTCGATTGCAAACAAGGCAAACTTTACTTGGTAGGTTTTGTTTTTTTTTTCCTCGCATTTGTTCCTTTATTTGAATTGGGATTGGTCACGTGTTTTTTCAGAATTCGTTTGCCTTCCTCTTTGACTTCATTGGTTTTACGGAAACTCCATATAATATCACTGGCAAATTTTCGTGTGGCTTCAATATCAACAATTGGCGCGGGATAGTCTTTACCAATTTCACACTGATATAATTGCTGTTCGATTAAACTCAACTTCCAAGGTTCATGAATTAAATTTGACGGGATATTCGCTAATTCGGGAATCCATTTTTTGATGAAAAGACCTTCGCTATCGTGTTCTTCCGAATTCTTAATCGGATTGTAAATTCGAACTGTGTTGATTCCGGTCACCCCCGATTGCATTTGCAACTGCGGATAATGTATTCCGGGTTCGTAATCTAAAAACTGTCGAGCCAAAAAATGCAATTCACGCCAATCTTGCCAAAGGTTAAATACAAAAAAAGACACCACCATAGCTCGCATTCTGAAATTGAGATATCCGGTTGTCGCCACGCAGCGCATACAAGCATCAACAATGGGAACTCCGGTT
Above is a genomic segment from Flavobacterium phycosphaerae containing:
- a CDS encoding DUF2256 domain-containing protein, translated to MRGKKKQNLPSKVCLVCNRPFSWRKKWQKVWEEVKYCSDKCRANKNGN